Proteins from a single region of Gemmatimonas sp. UBA7669:
- a CDS encoding sigma-70 family RNA polymerase sigma factor produces the protein MTSDAMPNSSVILQVADALTRQIEARFPQYSAYAPDAVQHALVKFSLQDPKPDHPEAWLARVAHNAMLDHVRSSERSPVEFGTVDEAAAAVGPPTLHHTTTRTLNAELVHRVLDTLPERDRALLQAMYMHGTSARELAAEHGLKESGMGRIMDRARTKFREQFRHAVQTYRQGRS, from the coding sequence ATGACTTCCGATGCCATGCCGAATTCCTCGGTGATTCTTCAGGTCGCGGATGCCCTGACGCGCCAGATTGAGGCACGATTCCCGCAATACTCCGCCTATGCCCCGGATGCGGTCCAGCACGCTCTTGTGAAGTTCAGCTTGCAGGACCCCAAGCCCGATCATCCGGAGGCGTGGCTGGCGCGGGTGGCTCACAATGCCATGCTCGACCATGTCCGCAGCAGCGAGCGGTCGCCGGTGGAGTTCGGCACCGTCGATGAAGCGGCTGCCGCCGTCGGGCCGCCGACGCTCCATCACACAACGACCCGCACACTCAACGCTGAGCTGGTTCACCGTGTGCTGGACACTTTGCCGGAGCGCGACCGGGCTTTGTTGCAGGCGATGTACATGCACGGAACCTCGGCTCGCGAACTTGCCGCTGAGCACGGCCTCAAGGAAAGTGGTATGGGCCGCATCATGGATCGCGCCCGAACAAAGTTTCGGGAGCAATTCCGGCACGCTGTGCAGACGTACCGACAGGGTCGCTCCTGA
- a CDS encoding CsgG/HfaB family protein — MHRFTMVAALVGFACITVPPQRVRAQGPSAGTDSPVSPFEALPRNQRPKVVVQPFEFNVVPTQEQLEEMNSFAALAMALRGGDPNATMQATGANLGRAAADLLTEQLMNTQRFRVLERRVLDQVKAEQQVSADGPQAGKLAGAQFIVTGAITKFGVSKQKSRWGAIAGGVVSGATKGVVTSVGSGKTVYEIGMTLRVVDAETGEVLASVATEGAVEGDKSRSVAGVGLAGGVFGGLLSKSTTGEREKRIAEALAISAANLTVKLVDQQQKGALDP, encoded by the coding sequence ATGCATCGCTTCACGATGGTCGCCGCCCTCGTTGGTTTCGCCTGCATCACCGTTCCCCCGCAGCGTGTCCGGGCGCAAGGGCCGAGCGCTGGCACCGATTCTCCTGTCTCGCCCTTCGAGGCCCTTCCGCGCAACCAACGGCCGAAGGTCGTCGTACAGCCCTTTGAGTTCAATGTGGTGCCCACACAGGAACAGCTCGAGGAGATGAACTCCTTCGCGGCGCTCGCGATGGCGTTGCGCGGCGGTGACCCGAACGCCACCATGCAGGCGACCGGCGCCAACCTTGGGCGCGCTGCCGCCGACCTCCTCACCGAACAGCTGATGAACACGCAGCGCTTCCGGGTGCTTGAGCGCCGCGTGCTTGATCAAGTCAAGGCAGAGCAGCAGGTAAGCGCGGACGGCCCCCAAGCGGGTAAACTGGCCGGCGCACAGTTCATCGTGACCGGTGCGATCACCAAGTTCGGCGTGTCGAAGCAGAAGAGCCGGTGGGGCGCCATTGCTGGAGGCGTGGTCAGCGGCGCTACCAAGGGCGTGGTGACTAGTGTCGGGAGCGGCAAGACTGTCTACGAAATCGGCATGACATTGCGAGTGGTGGATGCCGAAACTGGCGAAGTTCTTGCCTCAGTTGCGACCGAAGGCGCCGTCGAGGGTGACAAGAGCAGGAGTGTCGCCGGCGTCGGTCTCGCTGGTGGTGTCTTCGGTGGCTTGTTGTCGAAGTCGACTACGGGAGAACGCGAGAAGCGGATTGCCGAGGCGCTCGCCATTAGCGCGGCCAACCTCACCGTAAAGCTGGTGGACCAGCAGCAGAAGGGCGCGCTCGACCCATGA
- a CDS encoding serine/threonine-protein kinase: protein MPKSVLFNANVAVKASQTDPLFLSLQQALAGRYSLDRELGRGGNGVVYLAREVRLDRQVAIKVLPPDLAADPQTRERFLREARTSARLAHPHIIPIYAVDVVEDHVFYAMGFVDGESLAQRVAVRGPLAPREGARLLREVAWALAHAHAQGVVHRDIKPDNILIEIDSGRAIVADFGIAAAVGARSDGVIGTPAFMSPEQVLGGELDARSDLYALGATAYFAFTARPPFEGSDLEVLSRHIAEPAPSMAAVGLPMPRYLVQVVAQCLAKARVDRPRDAHQVAELLGKVLAERRELPAVLRAFVKRDSRTNGMGTVGVLLAACVPMWATASALGIWSIAVGYVFIVMAAVVFVIRNALRLLGDGFKHVDVVSAFEAELVMLREERRLRPRPALARLQRVSAASLRIIAGASLTTALAIAIGPEGFVSDAVYALMGVLFVLALFAQLGWVAARLGQSEDTQFWRSLWSGRVGAWSFDIARRLRGAAPVSLSMTHRATELSLSLASESLFTSLPADVRRSLRDVPEVLQGLQEGASRLRDRGKRLDELLMSSMSGDDVADIVAEQEHVARQLEETVGALERMRLDLLRLHANVATIEGVTTSLRGATELHRHIQRHLEATREVEDVFETAQAGEVNAPLDEGCTERRRVD from the coding sequence ATGCCCAAATCCGTACTCTTCAATGCGAACGTCGCGGTTAAGGCCAGCCAGACTGATCCGCTATTCCTCTCGCTGCAGCAGGCACTGGCGGGTCGGTACTCACTGGACCGAGAACTTGGGCGTGGGGGTAACGGCGTCGTCTATCTCGCCCGGGAGGTGCGACTTGACCGGCAGGTTGCCATCAAGGTGCTGCCCCCCGACTTAGCCGCCGACCCGCAGACCCGGGAACGCTTTCTGCGAGAGGCCCGTACCTCCGCGCGTCTCGCCCATCCGCACATCATCCCCATCTATGCCGTTGATGTGGTCGAGGACCATGTTTTTTACGCCATGGGCTTCGTGGACGGTGAGTCATTGGCGCAGCGGGTCGCGGTGCGAGGTCCTCTGGCGCCACGTGAAGGGGCCCGCCTGCTTCGAGAGGTCGCGTGGGCACTCGCCCACGCGCATGCACAGGGGGTCGTGCACCGTGACATCAAGCCGGACAACATCCTGATCGAAATCGACAGCGGCCGCGCCATCGTGGCTGACTTCGGTATCGCCGCCGCTGTGGGGGCACGGTCCGATGGGGTCATCGGTACCCCGGCATTCATGAGCCCCGAGCAGGTGTTGGGTGGTGAGCTCGACGCCCGCAGCGATCTGTATGCACTTGGTGCCACCGCGTACTTCGCCTTTACCGCCCGGCCGCCGTTCGAGGGAAGCGATCTTGAGGTCCTCTCGAGGCATATTGCCGAACCGGCGCCGTCCATGGCAGCGGTTGGACTGCCGATGCCCCGCTACCTCGTACAGGTGGTGGCGCAATGCCTTGCGAAGGCGCGTGTGGATCGACCGCGCGATGCGCACCAAGTGGCCGAACTGTTGGGGAAGGTGTTGGCCGAACGACGAGAACTTCCCGCCGTGCTGCGCGCCTTTGTCAAACGGGACTCTCGTACCAACGGCATGGGTACGGTAGGCGTTCTGCTGGCGGCTTGTGTTCCGATGTGGGCCACCGCCAGCGCGCTCGGTATCTGGTCGATTGCGGTAGGATATGTATTCATCGTCATGGCGGCGGTGGTGTTCGTAATCCGTAATGCCCTCCGATTGCTGGGTGACGGGTTCAAACACGTTGACGTGGTCAGCGCTTTTGAGGCGGAGCTCGTCATGCTTCGCGAGGAGCGACGACTACGCCCGCGCCCCGCACTTGCCCGCCTCCAGCGCGTCAGTGCGGCAAGCCTGCGCATCATCGCGGGTGCCTCGCTTACCACGGCACTCGCGATAGCAATAGGCCCCGAAGGGTTCGTTTCCGACGCCGTGTACGCACTAATGGGTGTGCTGTTTGTTCTCGCCCTGTTCGCGCAGCTGGGCTGGGTGGCAGCACGCCTTGGCCAGAGCGAGGATACTCAGTTCTGGCGGAGCCTGTGGTCCGGGCGCGTGGGCGCGTGGAGCTTTGACATAGCCCGTCGCCTGCGCGGGGCCGCGCCGGTTTCGCTTTCGATGACGCACCGCGCCACGGAGCTGTCGCTGAGCCTGGCATCGGAGTCGTTGTTTACATCGCTCCCGGCAGACGTGCGCCGCTCTCTCCGTGACGTACCGGAAGTCCTCCAAGGTCTCCAGGAAGGCGCATCGCGATTGCGCGACCGAGGGAAGCGGCTCGACGAGTTGCTCATGTCCAGCATGAGCGGAGACGACGTCGCGGACATCGTTGCGGAGCAAGAGCATGTGGCGAGGCAGCTTGAGGAAACGGTCGGCGCGCTCGAGCGCATGAGGCTCGACCTCCTGCGGCTCCATGCCAACGTCGCGACGATTGAGGGAGTGACCACGAGCCTCCGAGGCGCGACCGAATTGCATCGGCACATTCAGCGACACCTTGAGGCGACCCGTGAGGTGGAAGATGTGTTTGAGACCGCTCAGGCTGGCGAAGTAAACGCGCCGCTTGACGAAGGGTGCACTGAACGCCGGCGGGTGGACTGA
- a CDS encoding serine hydrolase domain-containing protein, with protein sequence MGSLSSPALRPVLLSPYGRHRIVFLLTTLLTFAAADVTHVARPGLGFGGGLPEREPAAVGMSAERLGTIDRVVQRGVEAGGYPGAAVVVGRKGYSVWSRGFGTLDWTKKTRVSAQESVYDVASLTKVVATTTAIMILVDQGKVDISAPVSRYLPDFSGGLKDKVTVEHLLTHHSGLPAGRELWRIADTPAEARAAVLAAPIQCAPGRCYAYSDLGADLLGFVAEAASGQPLDTFLERQVFTRLGMSDTRFRVGAADVGRTAPTEIAPPRGYPLRGEVHDENAFALGGVAGHAGLFSTATDLSVFAQMMLDGGTYNGVRIVSEATVDRFTRRTAGHRALGWDTCDGGAGCGQYMSTRAYGHTGFTGTSLWIDPDRNMFVILLTNRVHAAKARRPSQVIADVRNDLADAAVLAVMDDPDGVRAMPVSFRADVAKDWNRPVRTRASSAAARRRAAAARAAAARKAKANSGSAKSGSKTSGSAKSSSAKSSSAKSSSAKSSSAKSSTAKKASTTKKSTAKKPVAKKASTR encoded by the coding sequence ATGGGGTCGCTGTCGTCCCCCGCCCTCCGGCCCGTTCTCCTCTCGCCCTACGGACGGCATCGCATCGTGTTCCTGCTGACCACCCTCCTGACCTTCGCGGCCGCCGACGTCACGCACGTGGCACGGCCTGGCCTGGGGTTTGGCGGCGGTCTCCCTGAGCGGGAGCCGGCGGCAGTCGGCATGTCGGCCGAGCGCCTCGGCACCATCGATCGGGTCGTGCAGCGTGGGGTGGAGGCTGGCGGGTATCCGGGCGCCGCCGTGGTGGTGGGTCGCAAAGGCTACAGTGTCTGGTCGCGGGGCTTCGGCACGCTGGACTGGACGAAGAAGACCCGCGTCAGCGCCCAGGAAAGCGTGTACGACGTGGCCAGCCTGACCAAAGTCGTGGCCACCACCACCGCCATCATGATCCTGGTTGACCAGGGCAAGGTGGACATCAGCGCGCCAGTATCGCGCTATCTTCCCGACTTTTCTGGTGGCTTGAAAGACAAGGTCACCGTCGAGCACCTGTTGACGCATCACTCGGGACTGCCCGCGGGGCGTGAGCTGTGGCGGATTGCCGACACGCCGGCCGAAGCCCGCGCCGCCGTGTTGGCCGCGCCAATCCAGTGCGCGCCGGGTCGCTGCTATGCGTATTCCGATCTTGGCGCCGACCTGCTGGGCTTTGTCGCCGAAGCGGCCAGCGGCCAGCCACTCGACACCTTCCTCGAGCGCCAGGTCTTCACCCGGCTCGGCATGAGCGACACCCGATTCCGGGTGGGCGCCGCCGACGTGGGCCGCACGGCGCCAACGGAAATTGCTCCACCGCGCGGCTATCCGTTGCGCGGTGAGGTGCACGACGAGAACGCCTTTGCCCTCGGCGGCGTCGCGGGCCACGCCGGGCTGTTCAGCACGGCCACCGACCTGTCGGTGTTCGCGCAGATGATGCTCGACGGCGGGACCTACAACGGCGTGCGCATCGTCAGTGAGGCCACCGTCGACCGCTTTACGCGGCGCACGGCCGGTCACCGGGCGCTGGGCTGGGATACCTGCGACGGGGGCGCCGGCTGCGGCCAGTACATGTCCACGCGGGCCTATGGGCACACGGGGTTCACCGGCACGTCGCTCTGGATCGACCCCGATCGCAACATGTTTGTCATCCTGCTGACCAACCGGGTGCACGCCGCCAAGGCGCGCCGCCCGAGTCAGGTCATTGCCGACGTGCGCAATGACCTGGCTGACGCGGCGGTGCTGGCGGTGATGGACGACCCCGACGGGGTCCGCGCGATGCCGGTGAGTTTCCGTGCCGACGTAGCCAAGGACTGGAATCGTCCGGTGCGCACGCGCGCGTCGTCGGCGGCGGCTCGCCGTCGGGCGGCAGCGGCGCGGGCGGCGGCAGCGAGGAAAGCAAAAGCCAACAGCGGGAGCGCCAAGTCCGGAAGCAAGACGTCCGGGAGCGCCAAGTCGAGCAGCGCCAAGTCGAGCAGCGCCAAGTCGAGCAGCGCCAAGTCGAGCAGCGCCAAGTCGAGCACAGCCAAGAAGGCCAGCACGACCAAGAAATCGACCGCCAAGAAGCCGGTCGCCAAGAAGGCGTCCACCAGGTAG
- a CDS encoding RNA polymerase sigma factor, whose protein sequence is METDAAIVRRAIDGDERAMRLLWNQHAPHVEAVVRRLAGDPDLAQDIAQEVWIQIFRALPSWRGDAKFSTWIHRVAINRTLNALRPVKRTAAVESEIEEHSVIVEQDAERRMLAQNIEAAAAQLSPGARTVFYLHDVEGFTHEEIAEQLGITPGGSKSQLFKARAKLRRLLAPLVDTMSPPAGLDRSYAAP, encoded by the coding sequence ATGGAGACCGACGCTGCTATCGTCCGAAGGGCGATCGACGGTGACGAACGCGCCATGCGGCTGCTGTGGAATCAGCACGCGCCGCATGTGGAGGCGGTCGTCCGTCGACTTGCCGGAGATCCCGACCTCGCGCAGGACATCGCGCAGGAGGTCTGGATCCAGATTTTTCGCGCGCTCCCGTCCTGGCGGGGCGACGCGAAGTTCAGCACCTGGATCCATCGGGTGGCCATCAACCGCACCTTGAACGCGCTGCGGCCCGTGAAGCGCACGGCCGCCGTGGAATCGGAAATCGAGGAGCACTCCGTGATCGTGGAGCAGGACGCCGAACGACGCATGTTGGCGCAAAACATCGAGGCTGCGGCCGCGCAGCTCTCGCCCGGCGCGCGCACGGTGTTCTACCTGCACGATGTGGAAGGGTTTACGCACGAAGAAATCGCCGAGCAGCTCGGCATTACGCCGGGCGGCAGCAAGTCGCAGCTGTTCAAGGCGCGCGCGAAGTTGCGTCGCCTGCTCGCTCCACTGGTGGACACGATGTCACCGCCTGCCGGACTGGATCGCAGCTATGCCGCACCCTGA
- a CDS encoding signal peptidase II, whose translation MSAPTAVPTPSTFWRDRLVHRFAAVAGLAMLADLGTKALAVRLLGTSGYVDLTERLAFFLVWNTGVTGGVSVGPFTASINVLVTVLALWLVLTVVRPMAQVDARATLALGMVTGGALGNLASIVAGPPGVADFIAVRLSADSTMVANVADLFLWGGALMLAPVALTLLRLVREERAAQLRVLRANPSQNPM comes from the coding sequence ATGTCCGCTCCCACCGCAGTCCCGACCCCATCGACGTTCTGGCGCGATCGCCTCGTGCACCGCTTTGCTGCGGTGGCCGGTCTGGCGATGCTGGCCGACCTCGGTACCAAAGCGCTGGCTGTTCGCCTGCTGGGTACGTCGGGCTACGTCGACCTTACCGAGCGACTGGCGTTCTTCCTGGTGTGGAACACGGGGGTGACGGGCGGCGTGTCGGTGGGGCCGTTCACGGCCTCGATCAACGTCCTGGTCACGGTCCTGGCGCTGTGGCTGGTGCTGACCGTGGTGCGACCCATGGCGCAGGTGGATGCGCGCGCCACGCTGGCGCTTGGCATGGTGACGGGTGGGGCGCTGGGCAATCTGGCCAGCATCGTGGCGGGGCCGCCGGGCGTGGCCGACTTCATTGCGGTGCGTCTGTCGGCTGATTCCACCATGGTGGCCAACGTGGCCGACCTGTTCCTGTGGGGTGGCGCGCTGATGCTGGCCCCGGTGGCACTCACGCTGCTGCGCCTGGTGCGCGAAGAGCGCGCGGCGCAGCTGCGTGTGTTGCGTGCCAACCCCTCTCAGAATCCCATGTAG
- a CDS encoding ribonuclease D gives MSATAPLYLDTPESVDRFLSGLSGVSAIALDTEGASFHRFVDRIYLLQLSTTHHEAVIDPLPIGTPARLGALIEDPKVEVVLHDADYDLRLLHQDYGWQVRNLFDTRVAAQLLGIKAFGLAALLEQFFGVKLDKKHQRADWSMRPLTADMLDYAAQDTRHLLGLRDRLHRDLVKKGRWHWAQEEFTRAEGTRWESDGSEQAFLKLKGARDLTRRELARLRELVQWRDGIAAELDRATFRVASNEVLLDLARSAPGTREALFATKGFPRGMNDARVQDALAAVARGNAVPDQELPRFPKSPRWDKDPEFDERVARLKTVRDRVAAELELDPGVLCSRDRMEAVARRRPRDVEEFEAIPELRRWQVEVLGAAFVKTLGTGGGSVVVPAPAPAAAAPPRSSDDDSPYKPE, from the coding sequence ATGTCCGCAACCGCCCCACTTTATCTCGATACGCCCGAATCGGTGGACCGCTTTCTCAGCGGCCTGTCGGGTGTGTCGGCCATCGCGCTCGACACCGAAGGGGCCAGCTTCCATCGCTTCGTCGACCGCATCTATCTGCTGCAGCTCTCCACGACGCATCACGAAGCCGTCATCGATCCGCTGCCCATCGGCACGCCGGCGAGGCTCGGTGCGCTGATTGAAGACCCGAAGGTGGAGGTCGTGCTGCACGACGCGGATTACGACCTGCGTTTGTTGCATCAGGACTATGGCTGGCAGGTGCGCAATCTGTTCGACACACGGGTCGCGGCGCAGTTGCTGGGCATCAAGGCCTTTGGTTTGGCGGCGTTGCTCGAGCAGTTCTTTGGCGTGAAGCTGGACAAGAAGCATCAGCGTGCCGACTGGAGCATGCGTCCACTCACCGCCGACATGCTGGACTACGCGGCGCAGGACACGCGGCATCTGCTCGGCTTGCGCGATCGCTTGCATCGGGACCTGGTGAAGAAGGGACGCTGGCACTGGGCGCAGGAAGAATTCACGCGCGCCGAAGGCACACGCTGGGAAAGCGACGGGTCAGAGCAGGCCTTCCTCAAGCTCAAAGGCGCGCGCGATCTCACGCGCCGTGAACTCGCCCGTTTGCGTGAGCTCGTGCAGTGGCGTGACGGCATTGCCGCCGAACTCGATCGGGCCACGTTCCGTGTGGCGAGCAACGAGGTGCTGCTCGATCTCGCGCGCTCGGCGCCCGGCACCCGCGAGGCGCTGTTTGCCACCAAGGGATTTCCGCGCGGCATGAATGACGCGCGAGTGCAGGACGCGCTGGCAGCGGTGGCGCGCGGCAATGCGGTGCCCGATCAGGAGCTGCCGCGCTTCCCCAAGTCACCCCGCTGGGACAAGGACCCCGAGTTCGACGAGCGGGTGGCCCGACTCAAGACCGTGCGGGACCGGGTGGCGGCCGAACTGGAGCTCGACCCGGGTGTGCTGTGTTCGCGCGATCGCATGGAGGCGGTGGCCCGTCGTCGGCCGCGCGATGTGGAGGAGTTCGAGGCCATTCCCGAACTGCGCCGCTGGCAGGTGGAAGTGCTGGGCGCTGCGTTCGTGAAGACCCTCGGGACTGGGGGCGGATCGGTCGTCGTTCCAGCACCGGCTCCTGCCGCCGCCGCGCCGCCACGCTCGTCGGACGACGACTCACCGTACAAGCCGGAGTGA
- a CDS encoding metal-sulfur cluster assembly factor, translating into MDIQADNGADSSADSTADSATDTGAADSTAESSTGAVSADQARIALRRVKDPELNLNIVDLGLIYEVTVDGSTVRVDMSLTSPGCPSGPEIMSEAEEQLRGLPGVSDVVMNLVWSPPWTPERIEPRVRAYMGF; encoded by the coding sequence ATGGACATTCAGGCCGACAACGGCGCGGACAGCAGCGCCGACAGCACCGCAGATAGCGCAACCGATACCGGCGCCGCCGACAGCACGGCGGAAAGCAGCACCGGCGCCGTGTCCGCCGATCAGGCGCGCATCGCACTCCGGCGGGTCAAAGACCCCGAGCTCAACCTCAACATCGTCGACCTTGGACTCATTTACGAGGTCACGGTGGACGGCTCAACCGTACGCGTGGACATGAGCCTCACCTCGCCCGGCTGTCCATCGGGCCCCGAAATCATGTCCGAGGCCGAGGAGCAGTTGCGCGGCTTGCCGGGCGTCAGCGACGTGGTCATGAACCTCGTGTGGTCGCCGCCCTGGACGCCCGAGCGTATCGAGCCGCGCGTGCGCGCCTACATGGGATTCTGA